TGAAGCCGTCACCCCGAGGCGAACTGGAAATTACCGATGTGAATCGGCAGTATCTTGAATGGAATGCATTGCATGTTGAAGTTCTTGGTCGCGGTTTTGCCTGGCTGGACACCGGTACGCATGAGTCCTTGCAGGAGGCCTCATCCTTTGTTGAAACCATGGAAAAACGAACCGATTTAAAAGTGTCCTGTGTGGAAGAGATCGCCTGGCGCAAAGGATTTATATCAACAGAACAACTGATGAAAATCGGCGAATCGATGCATAAAAACGACTATGGACAGTATTTACTGCACTTAGCCAGACAGGAGTCCTGTATTAAATGAATGTAATCTCATTGGCCATTCCCGAAGTTAAATTGCTGACACCCAGACGTTTTGGTGATCATCGCGGGTTCTTTCAGCAGACCTATGTGGCGCGTGATTATGCAGACCATGGCATTGACGCGGTGTTTATACAGGACAACTGGTCGCGCTCCTGCAGCGGCACCCTGCGCGGCCTGCATTATCAATTGAAGCATGCCCAGGCCAAACTGGTCAGTGTGATTCGCGGTTCCGTTTTTGATGTGGCGGTAGATATTCGCGTGGGGTCACCCACTTTCGGGCAGAGCGTCGGGGCGGAACTATCCGAGGAAAATGCCAGTCAACTTTTTGTCCCTCGCGGTTTTGCACATGGATTTCTGGTGCTCAGCGAGACCGTCGATTTTATGTACAAATGCGATAATTATTATACCCCCGGCGACGAATACGGTATCCGTTGGAACGACCCGGCATTGCATCTGACCTGGCCGTCCATACTGGTCGATCCCATTCTTTCTGACAAGGATTTGATTACGCCCTTTTTAAATGATGTGCCTGAAAATCTGTTGCCAAAATATGAGGCAGGTGAAAAATGAAAACAATGATTATCGGGAGTCTTGGTCAACTGGGCACCGACTGCATGGGACAATTTGCCGATGCAGACGTGCTGGGATTAGATTATAAAGAGGTCGATATCACGAGACGGGATAAGCTGTTCGCTGTCCTCAATGATTTAAAACCCGACGTCATTGTCAATTGTGCGGCCTATACGGCAGTGGATAAATGCGAATCCGAAGAAGAACTGGCACGAAAAGTCAATGCCGACGGGCCTGCCTATCTGGCGGAATGGACAGAAGCGAATCAGTCTTATCTTGTGCATATTTCCACAGACTATGTCTTTGACGGAAGGCTGCCTCTTTATCAGTCCTATGTAGAATCACACGCAGTACATCCGGTATCTGCCTATGGACGAACCAAGGCCGAAGGCGAGCAGCGCATCATGGCCGCAACCGATCGCTGTGCTATTCTACGTACGGCATGGTTATGCAGTACTCACGGCAATAATTTTCTAAAAACTGTTTTTCGTATTACGCAGAGCGGGAAGCCCATGAGGATTATCAATGAACAATTTGGTTCTTTCACGTGGTCGCACACGCTGGCTCGCCAGATTCGTGCCATAGCCGATGCGCGTGTTCAGGGATTATTTCACGCAACCAGCGAAGGGTATTGCTCCTGGTACGAGCTGGCGGTGGCGTATATGGAACATACGAAATGTCCCTACGATATCTCGCCCTGTACCGCCGCAGAATATCCCACACCGGCGACGCGGCCTGTGAATTCCATATTGGAAAATGCCCACCTCAAATCACTTGATATGAATCTATTTGTTGCATGGCAGGATGAACTAAAAGCCTTCTGCAGTCATTTATCCTAGAAAAGGACGTGTTTCTATGCGTACGAGCAAGGTGAACGGGCGTTTTGTTTTTTTCCAATCATTGGAAAAAGGGATAAAAAAAGTTCCAATCATTGGAACTTTTTCTGGCCGGTTTTCCAAGCATTGGAAAATCGTCGGTGCGGGTTTATTGGCACTCTGGCTTGGGGTTTCGGCCGGTTATGCGCAGATTCAGGAAGATTTCATCTTCTCGGAGGAGGATGTGGGGGTGGTGGAGTCGGATGGCTTTGTGCTGCTCACACTGAAGGACGGGGTGATGCCGTCGCAGTTGCCGGGCACACCGGCTGTTCCAGCGCGATTTATCAGTATCCTTCTGCCGGAAGGCGAAACGTTTACTTCGCTTGATGTACGGGCGAAGGAATCTCTGTTTATGCAGGATGCGATGCTCTATCCTGCACAGCCGCCGAGCCGTCCCGGAATAGTGCACCCGTTTGTACCACCGAATGATGATGCCTATGCCAGTGATGAGCCGCTGCCTGTGGATTGGGCGGAGATGGTCGCCGTGCAAAAAATGCGCGGCCGCAGCATGGTGACGATACGACTGAATCCGCTGCGATATCATCCGGCGTCCCGCGAGGTTTGGCTGGCGCAGAATCTGAGTATCACGGTGCAGAGCACAGCCGTTCGCGGTCTGGTCGCGCAGCCCTCGGCACAATCCGTCTATTTCCGGCAGTTTTTGAATGGCGCGGTGGTGAATCCGGAGCGGGCGACACGAGGGGATCGGGGCATCAGCAATGCGGTTCCCTACATCATTATTACGAAGGCCGGTTTGACCAATGCCTTTACGCAGCTGGCGGAGTATCGGGCGCAGAAATTTACGAACGGAACGGAAGTCGTGGCCGTGGAGGATATTTATGCCTCCTGCCCCGGACGGGATCAAGCGGAACAGGTGCGTAATTATATTATCGGGGTGGTAAGCAATAAAGAGACATTTTATGTGGTGCTGGGCGGGGATGACACCATTGTGCCGGCTCGCTATTCCGTGGTGGATATGCCGGAAGAGGGGATCAGCCAATCCCTTCCGGTGGATTTGTACTATTCCGGACTGGATGGCGATTGGGATGCCAACGGGAACAGTCAATTCGGGGAACTGCTGGACGAGAACGGGCAGACGGTGGATGAGGCCGATCTGGCCGCCGATGTGATTGTCAGCCGCATTCCGGTGCGCACGGCGCAGGATGTCACGAATTATGTGAACAAGCTGATGGCCTATGAAACAGGTTCGTACAGCAATCTGTATGGCAAGATGCTGCTGAGCGGTACGGAGGCTTGGAATCAGATTTACGGGTCGGATCGGGGGACGGACCGCGTGTATGACAGTTATTCGCAGTTCCGCGATCACCAGCCGGCGAGTGATGCAGAAATCTGGGTGCGTCGCATATTCCGAGATTTTGTACAGCCCTACTGGTCGGCTTCTGTGCTGGATATCTATTTTGATTCACTGACCAGCTGGGACTCGGTCTTCGCAGGCGATTATGAACAGACCGGCGACCGCTTTGTAGAAGCATACGATCAAGGATGGGAGTTCCATCATTACAGTACGCACGGGGACTGGAATCTTTATGGTCTCGAAAATCATGAAGCATTTACACGGGAGAATGCGGCAGCACTGACCAATCTGACCTGCTTTATCGCGACGGATGCCTGCTTAACCGGATATTTTGACGGACCGAACGACCCGTGTCTGGCCGAGGCCTTTATTCGGGGGGAGGCCGGTGCGCTGATCTATCATGGCTGTTCGCGGTATGGATTGGGCGCACCGTATCCCGATTATTACAGCGGGCCGTCATCGGCTTATATTGCGAAATATTACGGTCATATTTTTGAGGTGCCGGCCGCCTCCATCGGGGATGCCTATGCGCTGGGCAAAATGGATTTGAGCGGACAGTGCCATGCCCCGGGCTCCTATCGCTGGCTGCAGTTCGGAATTAATCTGTTTGGCGATCCGGTGCTTACTGTGCGAAGCAATGCCCTTCCGTCGGCCCCGAAGATGGTTGCCGCCGGGATGACCAATCTGCCGGCAGACGGGATGTACCTGCAATGGAGTCATGAGGCGGATCGTCCGGCCGGATTCGATGTACAGCGAATGGGGGGCACAGACGAAGTGTGGCGCATCATCGGGTCGATGGATTCGGGGATCACGAATTATGTGGACAGTATGATATCGAACGGCGTGTTTTATGCCTATCGGGTGCGGGCGACCAATGAGGCAGGACACTCCATCTGGTCGGGGCCGCTGGAGCGGGTGGCCGGAACGCTGGAGCAGGATGCGTGGGATCCGGGTGACGATACGTCGGCGGACGCAACCGCACTTCCATCGTTTTCAACAACGTACACGAATCACGGTCCGCACACCCTTTCGATGACAGACACCAATGACTGGTTCAGCTTCGCGGTGACCACTGGCCGGCAGTACCAGTTCACCACCTATTATCCGCCGAACAAGGGCGGTCTGCATGCCCGATTATATGATGAAGAAATGAATTGGATCACCAACGCTGGCAGCATGGAAGGAAACGAGCCGTTTGCATTGTATTTTTCACCGGACAGCACCGGTATCTGGCGGTTGTGTGTAGAACCGGATCAATACGGCGACAGTGCCGCGTACAAACTCTTTTTCCGGATGGAGGAATTACCCAGTGATTCGTCGGCTCTTGGATCGGCACTGGAATCTACGCAGCTGGTTTGGCAGACCAGTTCCGGTGCGCAGAATCCCTGGGTGGCGCAGACGAACACATTCAAATTCGGCAGCAGTGCGGCGCAGTCCGGTGCCATTTACCAGCCTGGGGACACGCAGTATCCGGATGCGGGGTATTCAGCCATAGAAACACGTTTTGAGGCGACCCCGCCGGTCGTGTGTTATTACTGGCTAAAGGCTGATCTGGAGCCGGATGTGTATCTGTCTGCTCTTGAGGGCGTGTCAATCTCATCCCTGACCGAGAGCTTCGATTGGACGCAGCGGCAGTTTGTGGTTACCGGAGACGCCGCAACGAATGTGCCATTCAACGTGAATCTTGCGGCCAATCATGCCGTAGAGCCGGGTAATTCATGCGTCTGGCTGGATCATGTGGAAGTGATTACGTCTGCCGATATGATGGAACTCGGGATGGTGCCCGTAACCAATACGCTGCCTGCCGGGCTGCATCATGTGTATAAACTGACGCTGGAAGGCTCCGGTTATCATCGGCTGGAACTGACGGCACCAGCCGGTATCACCTTGAGCGTTTCCGACGACGCATGGAATCCTATGGATTGTGTTGTGTCGGAAAATCGCTTCCGCTGGCTGATGGAGGAGCCCGGTACCTGTTATATTACGCTGTACAACACAGAAGACCATCCGGCGGGATATGGCATGCAGGTTTCACCTGATCAGTGCAGAACCTATTGTGTGGATGCGTCGGGCACCAATGCAGTCCTTCCCTATACCAACTGGAATATCGCGGCAACCTGCATCCAGGATGCCGTGGATCTGGCGGTGGAAGGGGAATTGGTGCTGATAACCAATGGGGAATACCGTACGGGCGGCGTTGCCGTGAACGAGATTACCAATCGGGTTTATATCCACCGCGACATTACCGTGCGCTCCGTAAACGGGCCGGCTCATACAACGATTTTTGGCCGTGGCCCGATGGGTGCCGACGCAGTGCGAGGGGTCTGGATGACGGCGGGAATGCTGAGCGGACTGGCCATTGAGGCCGGGTATACGCAGTCCAATGGCGTTATGGGCGTATTGGGCGGAGGAGTCTGGCTGGAACAAAAGGCCGTGATGAGCAACTGCTGGATCTCTGGATGTACGGCCTATAGGGTTGGTGGCGGTGTTTATTTTAATAAGGGCGGCACTTTATATGATTGTACCCTGAGCTCAAATCGTGCCTTCGATTCCGGAGGAGGTGCTTATATGGACGGCGGTTTGATCGAACGCTCGACGGTGGTTAGCAATTACAGCGAAACCGGCGGCGGTGCGTACCTTGTTGATGGCGCGGAAATGCGTAATTGCGCAATAGCTCACAATGATTCCGGTCTGGCCGGCGGGGTGGCGATACAGTCGACTGAAGACAACACCGCCATAAACCTGCTCATAAACTGCACCGTCATGGAGAATACCGCCGCGACCAATGGCGGTGTTCAGTTGGCAGGCTGTTCGGAGATGGTTAACTGTATTGTATACAGCAATACGGCCGGTGGAAGTATCTCAGAATACGTCATTGAAGGAACCAATTCGACGGCGGCTTACTGCTGCACAAACAATCCCCTGCTGGATGCATCGTCTCACGATTATTATTTGAGTTCATCATCTCCGTGCATCAACGCGGGCACCCAGATGCTATGGATGAGCACGGGAACCGACCTGAGCGGGAACAGCCGTCTGATTGGGGCTTCTGTAGATATCGGCGCACGGGAGTATTTGCTGGCCCCGACCGATTTGGTGGCGGCAACCAATGCGCTCGGAAGCCGGTTGGCCGTCTCCTGGAGTGCGGTCACAGGAGCCGTAAACTATGTGATCTATCGCTCCACCAACAATGTCCTGCCATCCCAGACACTGGCCGCCTCTACGAATGCGCTGTA
This portion of the Spartobacteria bacterium genome encodes:
- the rfbD gene encoding dTDP-4-dehydrorhamnose reductase; this translates as MKTMIIGSLGQLGTDCMGQFADADVLGLDYKEVDITRRDKLFAVLNDLKPDVIVNCAAYTAVDKCESEEELARKVNADGPAYLAEWTEANQSYLVHISTDYVFDGRLPLYQSYVESHAVHPVSAYGRTKAEGEQRIMAATDRCAILRTAWLCSTHGNNFLKTVFRITQSGKPMRIINEQFGSFTWSHTLARQIRAIADARVQGLFHATSEGYCSWYELAVAYMEHTKCPYDISPCTAAEYPTPATRPVNSILENAHLKSLDMNLFVAWQDELKAFCSHLS
- the rfbC gene encoding dTDP-4-dehydrorhamnose 3,5-epimerase; this translates as MNVISLAIPEVKLLTPRRFGDHRGFFQQTYVARDYADHGIDAVFIQDNWSRSCSGTLRGLHYQLKHAQAKLVSVIRGSVFDVAVDIRVGSPTFGQSVGAELSEENASQLFVPRGFAHGFLVLSETVDFMYKCDNYYTPGDEYGIRWNDPALHLTWPSILVDPILSDKDLITPFLNDVPENLLPKYEAGEK